The sequence TCTGGTTTCGGAGGAGGAGGAGCTCAACTGGCCGATAAAGGCCTTGGGTTTTCAGCAGGCAAACGAGGCAAGCTGCGCTGGCCAGCGCCAGGCCAATCATGTCACTCAGCTCGGCGGCGGCTCGCCCATTCTGAGCTTGGAATAGAAATGTAGAAACGACGCCAGCAAACAGGATCGCCGCAATGTCCACACAGACGGCCACGTGTTCGACCGCGTCATAACGAAGGGGCCATTTGTGCTGGTGGGATGCTGGCAGTCCTGGACTGACACGATCGGCAATCTCACGATCAGGGAAATGTCGATTCACGAAATTCATCGCGCGCGCCCTGCAATTTAATATTTAATTTATTATTAATTAACTGAGATTATCAAGATAAAAATAGCGATTCGGCAAATTAATTTTGGCCGCCTGTCTTGCCGCCGTCCACCATCGTCCGTCGAACCAGGGGGCGCCGGCGCTTGGATTTTACCGAGAGCCCTGTCGGAAGTGGCGCGCACGCACTTGGTCGAGGTATGACGGATCCTGCTCGGAAATCAGGCTCTCAAGATAGGTCTTGCCGTCGGCCGAGGCTGACCGGTACGCGCTCACGAGCGCCGGTCTGAGGGCTGGCCGCTGCGTGACGACCAGATTCACGTCGCGCTTGATCAAGTCGCGAAATTCCGGCTCCCGTACCACAGCATCTGTAGCGAGCGCGACGGATAGGCGCAACGGCAGCAGATCCAAATCGTTCGGTGCAGTGTAGTATGACATCTTGAGCAGTGCTGCCGTGCCAGGCTGGGGCGAACTGTGCTTGGACGCCGCCAGCATGAGCCAAATGTCTCCGCGGAGCGGCGACGAGCGCAATGCGCGAGCAAGCGTATTCGAAAGTTCTGGAAGAGCCGTCTCTTGCTCGCCCGCAATCGAAGTCGGTTTCGATATCCCGTTCGGCCATGCTGCAGTCGACACAATCTTCGATAAGGAGGGTCGACCACCAAGATACCACTCAGGCACGACCAGCCACAGTGCCTGCATCATCAGCGTGATCCCTAGCACCACCAGAGTGACCCGGGGCCAAGCGGCGAAAAGCGCTGACGCGAACTTGGGGTAAGAAGCTGGAACTGGATCTGCAACTCGGTCGGGCGCCCCCTTCGATTCCAAAGATAGGGAATCTCGCCCTGCGCCGGGAATGCTTTGACCGAATGCAAGTCCGAAAAGCACGGCGGCCGAAAGCGACGCACCCAAACCCAGAACTCCATGGTCGGCAAAGGCGAGGATCATCAGCGCAATTGCAGCTGCGGCCCCCAAGGCTGGATATGAGTAATCATGAACTCGCGACAGAGAACGCCAGATCAGAACACCTGCGCCTAGAATTACAACAATCAGGACGGTACAAAGAAAAACCCACCCCATGTCTATAACGACGGTGGCGGCGGCGGTTGGCCGCTCTCGCGAGGCGCTGGCCCCAGCGTCCCGATAAATCGGCAGCAGGACCGTCGAAGCGCCTGCACCGGATCCCGCCGGCCCGACATCCTGCAGCATGCGCTCGGTTGCAGTCTGGCTGCTCGTCGATAACGCAATCGTCGGATCAGTGTTCGTTCTGAGCGGAAGGAGGGTAAGAGTGGAAATGAAGATGATCATGGCGGCGGCCATGACGCCAGCGGTGCCCCACACGCCCAAGAACCACCTGCGAATAGCGAACACCGAGAGCAACAGTCCCGATCCGAGGAGGGCGGCAACGATGGAGGCCAAGTTGCCTCGAATGAGCAGCGCGGCCATGCAGACGGTCATCGTGATGATCGCGGCTAACAGAGCGGGGTAGGGGGCCGACGCTATTGTTTCTGGTCGACGGAGCCTCCGCAACTGATCGACCGCGCGTATCGCCGAGGCGGTAGACACCAAGACGCCGAGTACCACAAGGGTCGCACCATCGGGGCCAGCGGCGCCATTAGTTTCCTTGCTGAACCACAGAGCCGTAGCAATCGTAGTTAGCGACAGTAAAAGATATAGGACTTGGGCTGCGCGAATCCGGTCAAGCGCGACGACCGCAGTGACGAGGGCTGCGGCGAGGACGGCGCAATACTGCACGAGCGAGAACATGGTCGCCCCAGTATCGACCGTGATTATTTCGGCGAGGGGCTCGTTCAAGGCCGTCGATGCAGTTGCCCAGATGGGATTTCCCAGTGTGCCGATTGGCAAGGGCACTGCCTGCAGGGCCATCAAGAACGCCGGAGTCGCAAGAATAATGACCAGGCCCGGCCGGAGCAGCTTGGCGAGCCCGAGCGAGGAGGCCGGTAGAAAAATCGCCACGATCAGCGACGCCGTCGCAAGTACGAAGGCTACCATCACCCAACTTCGCAAGTCTTCCGGCATTGCGAGCGCCGCGGCAATCGCCACCAATTCGGCCAACATGACAAGCCGGATGATCATCAAACACCATCGTGTGGTGCGGCCACTCCGCTGTCCGCTGGCCGGAGAACGTGCAGGCCGCTGGAGACAGATTCAAGAGCCGGAAAGACCATAACGGATGTAGTGGCTATCATGATAGTAGTAGCTCCGATGACCATCGTATCGGGCCATTGCTTTAGTATCTGTTTTGCTGAGGACAACTCCGATCAGTGAATCTTGGATGTTGGGAGCCGTGTGCAGTGCGTGCTGCACAACATCGATTTTGGTCCGACCCCATTCAACGACAAGGATGTAGCAATCTATGAGAGATGAGGTGGCCCGGACATCAACTAACGGAGTTAGGGGAGGAAGGTCGACGATGATATAGTCATATTGGGTTCGCAAACGGTCGAACAGCTTGCTTATCGCCTCGGCGCAGAGGATTTCGCTGGTGTGAAGCAGAGGTCCTCGCCGCACGGCGGGCAGAAATGCAAGATTGGTCGTCGGATCCCGCCAGATTGCATCGGCGAGCGATCGGCTCCCGTTTGCGACCTCGATAATTCCGCAGGCTGCCTTGGGCGCAAAGATGGAAGACAATGAGGGATTCCTGAGGTCGCAATCGACGATGATGGCTTTCTTGCCGGCGTGGCCGATCAATTGCGCGAGCGAGGCTGCAATTGTGGTCTTTCCCTCATTGGGTAGGGCCGAGGTAATACCGATCACCTGCGAGGAGATCTTCTCCGGATTGTGGTCGATGGCAAGCTTGATAGAACGAATTGCCTCGGTATATCGAGAAAGTGGCATCCCAACCACGGTCCGATGGATGGCGGTGGGGGCTGAAACTATGCGTTGCTGAACATCATCTTCGGTTTTCTGGAGTCGAACTGCCGGTTTCTGAGATTTGCGGCTCGGCAAGAACGGGACCATAGAAAGACAAGGCAATTCCAGCACGGTCTCCACTTGTGAAGAGGTACGAAAGACGCGGTCCATGAGGTCTCTGAGGAGCGCCAAGCCAATACCGAGTGCGAGACCACCAAAAATGCCGAGCGCCAGCACCAATCGTGATTTCGGCTTGCTCTTGCTAGATGGCGGCGAAGCGGGGAAAAGCACCCGCGTTTCCGAGATGGGAAATGTCTCCTGCTGCGCGGAGCTCATGTAACGCTGCAGGAAGGTCTCATACAGGCTGCGTAAGCCTTTTGCCCGGCTCTCAAGATCCTTGATCGTCAGCTCGGCAGAGTTGACCGAACGGGATTGAGCAACGGCCTTCGCGAGCTGCTTTTCGATTTCTTCCTGGCGCTGCTTCGCAAGCTCGAATTCACTTCGACTGACTTCAGCAAGTCTCCTGACTTCATCGAAAATGGAAACGCGAAACTCTCGCGCGCGGTTCCGGACATTGACGACCGCCAAGTGATCGCGGCCAACTCTTGCCGTCAATTCTGCCTCACGTCGGGTGAGTTCGAGATATTGCTGGCGCAGCGCCGTGATGATGGCGCTGTTTAGCCCGTCGCTTCCGATAGCGTCCAGATCGAGCATCGAGGACGGCTTCTTCGGATCGAAGGAAGCAAGGAGGGTTTCGTAACGAGACAGCTTAGCCGTAGCTTCGGATGTCTGGGCACGCGCAACGGCCAATCGACTGTTGATTTCCGTGATCTGGTGCTCGTCGATGAGGCGTCCGTCCAGAGAGACAATGTTGTTTTGACTCTTGTAGACGTCGACAGCACGTTGTGCGGCGAGGGCTTGGTCTCCGAGATCCCGCAGCCTATCTTGCAGCCAGCTTGTTGCCCGGCGATTGGCGTCGAACTTTGCATTGAGCTGATCGGCAACGTAGGTGTTGGCTATCGCATTGACGATCTCGGCGGCTCGACCTGAAGAACTCGAATTGAAGCTGATTTCAAGGACGTTGCTGTATCCGACACGTGACGCGGAAAGCCGACTAAGGAATGCATCGATAACGTCGTCCGATGGCTCGCCATGCCTACCGGATGGCGCGTCCTTCGTCGATTCGGTCCGGGTCCATGATCGCACTCGCTGCCAGAGCGAGTGTAGGGATGGCGCCGACGCGTTGAAGTCAGGATCGTTGGTTAGCTTCAACTGGTCGATTACCGCAGCAGCGGTGGCCTTCGATCTCACGAGCTGGATCTGCGTCTCGATTTGATTGAGATCAAAAGGCGGCTCGGCGAGAAGTGACTGCTGCTGGACAAACTGGGCCCGCTGATTGGCTAACAGGATCTGGACCTGCGCCGTGTAGGTCGGAGATGCCAGTCGGAGATAAAGCAGGCTAATCGCAATGACCAGTGCAGCGGTAACAAGGATTACCAGATACTGACGCCGCAACAGTCCGATACCGAGATTGATGATCTCGGTGATCCCCCCGCCGTCGGTCTGGCCGGATGGGGTCAAGTTCACCGGCAATCGTAGCCTGTCCGTGTCTTTGAGGTTGTTCTGAAGCATCACGTACCTGTCTCGACGGGTGGGTCGTTGCGGCCGTCCGCTCGCAGGGCTCATTCGAGGAGATCTGCAGCCGGCGGGCGATTATATATCTGATAAAAATCATATTGCCAAATTAAATAAATGATATATTAGTAGTCTCAAGAAAAAAATCTTGTTGCGGTCAATCCGTGTGAATTTGGGTCGCTAAAGTTGATATATTGCCGATACTTACAATATAATTGGCCGTTACAACCCAAATTAAATAGAGCGTCTGGGCGTGAGCCGGAGGCGCGGAATATTAATTCCGTGCATTATGGCCTCCGCATCGAAGCCAATTCGTGTTTGGACGGGCAGGAGAGTACTCGATGCTGGAATCACGATCCTTGGCGATCCCTGATGTCAAAGTAATTCGCCCGGATCGGTTTTCCGACGCCCGCGGTTACTTCTCTGAGACTTTCCAGCGATCGACCTTTGCGCAGAAGGGAATCCTCCATGACTTTGTTCAGGATAATCAGTCCTGCTCGAAGCGCATCGGGACGGTACGCGGCCTGCATTTTCAGCGTCCGCCTTTCGCGCAGGCCAAGCTGATACGGGTGTTGAGCGGCGCCATTCTCGACGTCGCGGTGGATCTCCGGCGTTCATCGCCGAGTTTCGGCAAGCACATCGCCATTCAATTGGATGGTGAAAGCGGCGAGCAGGTTTTCATTCCGAAGGGATTTGCGCATGGCTTTTGCACGCTGCAGTCCAATACCGTCGTCCTCTACAAGGTCGACCAGGTCTACGCCCCGAGCCATGACGGTGGCGTCTATTGGGCCGATCCAGCGCTAGAGATTGAGTGGCCCGTGACAACCTCAGAGGCTCAGTTGTCGCCGAAGGACCAGATCCTTCCTGCGCTGAGCCAGCTCGGTTGCGTGTTCGACTGATGGAGGGCGAGTAAATGCGTATCTTGGTGACGGGCGGAGCAGGCTTTATCGGTTCTGCGGTGTGTCGTCGTTTGGTGCTGCAGACCGGTGCCGCAGTGATCAACGTTGACAAGCTGACATACGCAGCCAATCTGGCATCGCTTGCCAGCGTCGAGAGACTGGAGCCCTATGCGTTCCTGCAGTCCGACATCTGCGATCGCGAGGTCATCGATCTTGCGTTCGCCGACTACGAGCCGGATGCGATCATCCATTTGGCGGCAGAGAGCCACGTCGATCGCTCGATCAATGGGCCCGGCGCATTCGTCAGCACCAACATAGTTGGCACCTACACGCTACTGGAGGCCGCCAGAACCTACTACGAACGCCTGCCGCTTCCGAGGCGGAAGCAGTTTCGCTTCGTCCATGTGTCGACAGACGAAGTCTACGGCTCGTTGGGCCCGGACGATTTGTTTCGGGAGGACACGCCCTACAGACCGAGCTCGCCGTATTCGGCGAGCAAGGCTGCATCGGACCATCTCGCGCTCGCGTGGTTTCGAACCTATGGCTTGCCGGTCATCGTGTCGAACTGCTCGAATAACTATGGACCGTACCAGTTCCCGGAGAAGCTCATCCCGCTGACGATCCTCAACGCGATCGACCGAAAGCCTTTACCGGTTTACGGCGACGGCAAAAATATCCGCGATTGGCTTCACGTCGATGACCATGCGGCTGGCTTGATAAGACTGCTGCACGAAGGGAAACCGGGCGAGAAGTACAATTTCGGTGGAGATGCGGAGCGATCCAACATGGAGGTTGTCACCCAAATCTGTGACGTGCTGGATCGATTGTCTCCATCGACGAGCATAAGACGATCTCTCATCACATTCGTGCCGGATCGTCCGGGGCATGATGCGCGCTACGCAATCGATGCGTCAAAGGCACGTCGTGAGCTCGATTGGAAGCCGACGAGAACTTTCGAACAGGGGCTGGCGGAGACCGTGGGGTGGTATCTCAAGAACCGTGCGTGGTGGGAGCGTACCCGTCGCGGTGCCTATGACGGCTCGCGTCTCGGTCTCCTGGCCGCCCAACACTGAGGTGAAGACGATGGTGCGCCCCATCCTCATTGTCGGCCGAAATGGTCAGTTGGCAAGGTGTCTTCGTGAACTTGCCGCAATGCGCAGTCTGCCCGTGGTGGCTCTCGGGCGCCCGGAACTGGATCTGGAGAACCGCGAGGGGATCGATAAGCTCATTGCTTCAATCGGACCGTCCGCGATCATCAATGCGGCCGCTTATACGGCGGTCGACCAGGCCGAGTCTGAGACGGCGAAGGCGTTCAGCATCAACCGCGATGGTGCGGCGGCATTGGCGGATGTTGCATGGCAGATGAATATCCCGCTCATTCATCATTCGACCGACTATGTCTTCGACGGCTCGAAGCCAGATGCATACGATGAAAGCGACATTCCCGCACCTTTGAACGCCTATGGAGCGTCGAAGCTGGCCGGTGAAGCTGCTGTACTGGCAGCGCACCCCCTCGCGACGGTGATCAGGTGCTCGTGGCTTTACAGCCCCTATGGCGGCAATTTCGTCCGAACGATGCTGCGGCTGTGTGAGACGCAGCAGATTGTTAGGGTGGTCAGTGACCAACATGGCAATCCGACCTCTGCATTCGATCTCGCGGAGGCTGTCCTTCAGATCGCAGAGCGGTCGGCAATGAACGATCGCAGGGCGACGGCCGGCATCTTTCATCTCGCGGGCCAAGGCGAGACGAACTGGCACGACTTTGCACGAGCAATCTTCTCTGAGCGCTCCCGTCTTGGAGCGAGAGTTCCGACGCTGGAGGCGATCACGACGGAGGAGTTTCCGACCGCTGCCCGCCGACCTCGGAATTCGCGCCTCGACTCATCCAAGGCCGAACGCGTGTTCGGGGTTCGATTGGCGCCGTGGCGCCATGCATTGAAAGCTTGTCTGGAGCAACTGGGAGAAACCGATGCTGAAGGGAATCGTGCTGGCCGGCGGCAGCGGAACGCGCCTTTATCCGATCACGCGCGTGGTCAGCAAGCAGTTGCTCCCGATCTATGACAAGCCAATGATCTATTATCCCCTGTCGACGCTGATGTTGGCGGGGATTCGTGAAATTCTGATCATCACCACGCCCTCTGACCGGTGTCAGTTCGAGCTGTTGCTGGGTGACGGCAGCCAATGGGGCATTCGGCTCAGCTACGCGGAACAAACACGCCCCGCCGGTCTCGCTGACGCCTTCATAGTTGGTGCCGATTTCATCGGAGATGATCGTGTCGCGATGGTGCTCGGGGACAATATCTTCTTCGGCGATGGTCTGAGTGATCTGCTTGCCAGGGCGGCAAGACGCGAGCAAGGAGCCACGGTTTTTGCCTATCACGTCCGAGACCCTGAACGATATGGAGTGGTCGCGTTCGATGCGGCGGACCGCCCGGTATCGATCGAAGAGAAACCCAAACGGCCGGCTTCGAACTGGGCGATCACGGGGTTGTACTTCTTTGACAATCGCGTCGTCCGGTACGCTCGCCGCGTCGAGCCATCATCGCGCGGCGAGCTCGAGATTACCGATCTTCAGATGCGTTATCTTTCGGCAGGTGCGCTTCACGTTGAGCGTATGGGGCGGGGTTTTGCCTGGCTGGACACCGGCACGGTCGAGTCTCTCATCGATGCAGGTACGTTCGTGCAGACCCTGGAGAAGCGGCAGGGAATGAAGATCGCCTGTCTCGAAGAGGTTGCCTTCAGGCTTGGCTTCATCAATCGAAATCAACTTCTCGCGCTGGCGCGACCGCTGGAGAAGAGCGGCTATGGCAAATATCTCAGCGAAATCACGGCGCTCCCGCAATTTGCGTCCCAATAGCGGTGGGGCCCCCGATGTCTAGACCGCAACTTGCACCATAGGAGATATGTATGCACGCCGAACTTTATACAGACGGAATTGAGGAAATCACCGTCAGCGGAACCATCGTCCGCGTCGATCTAGTCAGTCTTTCACCAACCGAACGCGACGACAGCAATGCCCCCAAGCGAGTGTTTTCTCAACGACTGATCTTTTCGGTCGAGTCCTTCGCCAATTCGATCGACGTGATGCAGAAGGCACTGCAGGGGCTGGTTGACGCGGGTGTAGTGCGTAGGAACTCACCAGTTGAGGTGCAAAATGCCACGTCGGGATCGCGTGATGCGATGTCGCCTAACACACGGCCTGTGAATGTCTCTTCAAATTTCCGCTGAAATCGACGCCGCCGACGGCGTGAACGACCACGTGGCGGGCGCGCCGGGGCAGGCAACGCAGACGGCATTAGAATGTCTGTCTAAGATCGCCGGTCATCATGGTATCGACTTGCCGGTCGAACGCCTGAAGCACGCCTACGCCGTGGCCGCTCCGCCGTCGTTGCGTCTCCTGTTGCGCATGGCGCAGGACGCGGGCCTGCGCGCGAAAAGCACGAAGCTAGATTGGGGCGCATTGATACGCCTCGGTGAGGCCTATCCGGCGCTGGTTCGGCTCGCAAATGGCAACTGCATCGTGGTTCTTGGTACGGAACGGAGCGCTGAGGGCTCTGATGTCGTCTGTGTCTTCGATCCGCTCGCCGACCGCAAGCACGAGGTCTTGGTTGTTGACAGGGAGCGATTCTGTGCCCGATGGGCCGGTGACACGATCCTGATCAAACGCGAGCAGACGGTTCGGGATGGTCGGAAGAGTTTCGGCCTACGGTGGTTCGTACCGGAGTTGCTTCGTCAATGGCGATTGTTCAGGGATGTCGCGATCGCCGCCATCCTGCTCTATGCTTTGGGCCTCGTTATTCCGATCTTTTTCCAGCTCGTTATCGACAAGGTTCTGGTTCATGAGAGCTTCACCACGCTGTACGTACTTGCGGCAGGAGCGGCCGTAGCGCTCGTCTTTGACGCGATATTCGGTTTTCTGCGGCGCTACCTGCTGCTCTATGCGACGAACAAGGTCGATATTCGAGTTGCCACGAAGACCTTCGCCCATCTTCTCGGGCTGCCGGTCACCTTCTTCGAGCACATGGCCGCGGGGGTGCTGGTCAAGCACATGCAGCAAGCGGCCCGCATCCGAGAATTTCTGACCGGGCGACTATTCCTGACGAGTCTCGACGCGCTCTCGCTTTTTGTCTTCTTGCCGGTCCTTGCACTCTACAGCGTCAAGCTGACGCTGATGGTTCTCGCGTTCACCGCCGCCAGCGGTGCTGTCGTCGGCCTGCTGATGGGGCCTTTCCGGCGACGTCTTTACGATCTTTACCAAGCGGAAGGCGCGCGGCAGGCTCTGCTCGTCGAAACAGTTCATGGTATGCGCACCGTGAAGTCGCTTGGAATGGAGCCCGTGCAGGGCGGGGTCTGGGATAACCGCTGCGCACAGTCCGTGGCCATGCGCTTTGGTGTCGAGAAGATTTCCGCAGGCGCCCAGGCGCTCACCGGATTTCTCGAAAAACTCATGACGCTTGGAATCATAGCGCTCGGAGCACTCGATGTCTTCGCTGGCGAAATGACGATCGGAGCGCTGGTCGCCTTCAATATGTTGGCCGGGAGGGTCTCCGGACCATTGGTTCAGCTCGTGACCATGGTGCACGAGTACCAGGAAGTTGCTCTCGCCGTGAAGATGCTTGGCGAGGTCATGAATCAAACACCAGAGCGTGATGGTAAGAAAGATGGGCTGCGGCCTGACTTCGCCGGGAAAATCGAGTTCGAGAGTGTTTCTTTTCGTTATGGAGCTGAAGGGGCGCCGGCGCTCGAAGATGTCTCTTTCACCGTCGAGCCGGGTTCGATCTTCGGGATCGTCGGCCGGAGCGGCTCTGGGAAAACGACGCTCACACGGCTGATCTCGGGCATGTATCCGGTGCAGCAGGGACTCTTGCGTATCGACGGGTATGATGCGAGGGAGCTCGATCTGGCACATCTGCGCCGAAACCTCGGCATTGTCCTGCAAGATAATTTCCTGTTCCGCGGAACGGTCCGCGACAATATCGCTTGCGTAAAGCGTGATGCGACCTTTGCCGAGGTCGTCGCCGCGGCCCAGCTCGCCGGCGCTGACGAGTTCATCGAGCGGTTGCCGCGCGGCTTCGACACCCAGCTCGAGGAAGACGCTTCGAACCTGTCCGGCGGGCAGAAGCAGCGGCTCGCGATAGCGAGAGCGCTGATCGTCAATCCACGAATCTTGATCTTCGACGAAGCGACGAGTGCACTTGATTCCGAAAGCGAGATGATCATCAAGCGCAATCTGCGTCGTTTGGCGGCGGGGCGCACGGTGATCATCGTCTCGCATCGGCTGTCGATGCTGACCGAAGCGAATCAGATCCTGGTGATGGACCGCGGCCAGATCGTCGACGTGGATCGCCACGATCACCTCCTGTCGAAATGCACGATCTACAGGCATTTGTGGAATCAACAGATGAAGCAGATTGCATGAAAGAGACGACCCAAACACGCACGGATAGCAAGCCGGACGGTCTGGTCCCCGCCAGATCGGTCGAGCGACGGCAAAAGCCATTCAGGTCGACACCTAGGCGAATGCCAGTGGTCGCTGAGTTTCAATCGGATGCAACCGAGGTCGAGCAGCAAGCGCCCCCGCGGCTCGCTCGGATCACCCTTTACGGTTTACTTGCACTGGTTGCCTTCGCGGTCGCCTGGGCGTCCGTTTCGCAAGTCGAGATGATCGTCACAGCACAGGGGAAATTGACGACGACACGTCCCAACCTGGTTGTGCAGCCTCTGGAAACGTCGGTCATACGCGAGATCCACGTCAAGGCCGGTGATCGCGTCAACCGCGGCGACCTTCTGGCGACCCTCGATCCGACTTTTTCACAGGCGGATTTCGACCAATTGCGCGGCAGAGTGGCTGGGTTCGATGCGTCGATCGATCGCCTGGGCGCCGAACTGAACGGGGCCGAGTATACAGTCAAGGACCTCACCAATGCAGATCAGATCCTCCAGGGAAAGTTGTTCTTGCAGAGGAAAGCCGCCTATGAGGCGCAAATCCAGAACTACGACGCCCAGATCGCGTCGGCTCGGGCCAATCTGAAGACGGCGCAGGACGAGGAGGGCGTACTCCTTCAGCGGCTCGATACGATGCGCTCGATCGAAGCCATGCGCACCGCCTTGATGGACAAGGAAGTCGGTTCGAGGTTGAACTTTCTGCTCTCGCGTGATGCACGGCTCGACGTTGAGAGCAATCTGGCGCGTGTTCGCGGCAGTATCGCGGATACGACGCATCGGCTGGAGAAGGCCCGTGCAGACCAAAAGGTCTTTGCCGAGGAATTTCGTCGCACCACGTTTCAGGAGCTGGTGGAGACATTGCCGAAGCGCAATAGCGCGGCAGAGGAACTGAAGAAGGCCGAACTTCGTCGACAGCTGATCGTTCTTCAGGCGCCGGCAGATGCGGTGGTGCTCGACATCGCGAGCAGAACGGTCGGCTCGGTGGTCCGCGAGGCAGAGACGCTATTTGTCCTGGTTCCCCGTGATGTGCCGCTTCAGGCGGAAGTCAACGTCGAGGGCCGGGATATCGGGCAGGTCGCGCTGGGGCAGGCAGTCCGTATCAAGTTTGAAGCGTTTCCTTTCCAGAAGTATGGAACTGCAACGGGGGAAGTCCGCGTCATCAGTCAGGATACGTTCTCGCCGGATACGAAGGCGGAAGGTGCGCGCCGTGCGCCCGCACCCTATTACCGCGTACTGGTCGATTTGTCGGACACGCACCTTCGGCTGCCGGCTGAGCGCATTCAAATGATTCCGGGTATGGCAGTGACCGCCGAACTGAAGGTCGGCAAGCGCACCGTGATTTCCTATTTCCTCTACCCATTGCTACGCGGATTGGATGAAAGCATCCGCGAGCCTTAACGAGGGCGCTCTGATCGGTTCATGCGCAGATTAAAGGATTGAGCTGAGCGAGTAGGAGCCAGCGCGGTAGCGAACGATACAGATCTGAAGGTAGAAAAGCATGCCCGGTGTGACCGAAAGCCCGTTTCGAATACTTGTCGCCGTCACCTTTCATTTCCGAGAGTCTCGCCTTCAATACCTATTTCAAGTCCTTCGATCGCTTTGCGAATATCCCGTGGAAGCTTTGGATGTTGTCATCATTACGAACGCTGACCAGGACGAAGACCTCAAGCGAATCAGAGACTTGAGTGCACCGCTTTTCAGGTCCTTGCCCGCGCGGTCAGCGTTGTCAACAAAAAGCCTTTCGATTGAGAG comes from Bradyrhizobium sp. CCGE-LA001 and encodes:
- a CDS encoding AAA family ATPase, with the protein product MLQNNLKDTDRLRLPVNLTPSGQTDGGGITEIINLGIGLLRRQYLVILVTAALVIAISLLYLRLASPTYTAQVQILLANQRAQFVQQQSLLAEPPFDLNQIETQIQLVRSKATAAAVIDQLKLTNDPDFNASAPSLHSLWQRVRSWTRTESTKDAPSGRHGEPSDDVIDAFLSRLSASRVGYSNVLEISFNSSSSGRAAEIVNAIANTYVADQLNAKFDANRRATSWLQDRLRDLGDQALAAQRAVDVYKSQNNIVSLDGRLIDEHQITEINSRLAVARAQTSEATAKLSRYETLLASFDPKKPSSMLDLDAIGSDGLNSAIITALRQQYLELTRREAELTARVGRDHLAVVNVRNRAREFRVSIFDEVRRLAEVSRSEFELAKQRQEEIEKQLAKAVAQSRSVNSAELTIKDLESRAKGLRSLYETFLQRYMSSAQQETFPISETRVLFPASPPSSKSKPKSRLVLALGIFGGLALGIGLALLRDLMDRVFRTSSQVETVLELPCLSMVPFLPSRKSQKPAVRLQKTEDDVQQRIVSAPTAIHRTVVGMPLSRYTEAIRSIKLAIDHNPEKISSQVIGITSALPNEGKTTIAASLAQLIGHAGKKAIIVDCDLRNPSLSSIFAPKAACGIIEVANGSRSLADAIWRDPTTNLAFLPAVRRGPLLHTSEILCAEAISKLFDRLRTQYDYIIVDLPPLTPLVDVRATSSLIDCYILVVEWGRTKIDVVQHALHTAPNIQDSLIGVVLSKTDTKAMARYDGHRSYYYHDSHYIRYGLSGS
- the rfbC gene encoding dTDP-4-dehydrorhamnose 3,5-epimerase translates to MLESRSLAIPDVKVIRPDRFSDARGYFSETFQRSTFAQKGILHDFVQDNQSCSKRIGTVRGLHFQRPPFAQAKLIRVLSGAILDVAVDLRRSSPSFGKHIAIQLDGESGEQVFIPKGFAHGFCTLQSNTVVLYKVDQVYAPSHDGGVYWADPALEIEWPVTTSEAQLSPKDQILPALSQLGCVFD
- the rfbB gene encoding dTDP-glucose 4,6-dehydratase; translation: MRILVTGGAGFIGSAVCRRLVLQTGAAVINVDKLTYAANLASLASVERLEPYAFLQSDICDREVIDLAFADYEPDAIIHLAAESHVDRSINGPGAFVSTNIVGTYTLLEAARTYYERLPLPRRKQFRFVHVSTDEVYGSLGPDDLFREDTPYRPSSPYSASKAASDHLALAWFRTYGLPVIVSNCSNNYGPYQFPEKLIPLTILNAIDRKPLPVYGDGKNIRDWLHVDDHAAGLIRLLHEGKPGEKYNFGGDAERSNMEVVTQICDVLDRLSPSTSIRRSLITFVPDRPGHDARYAIDASKARRELDWKPTRTFEQGLAETVGWYLKNRAWWERTRRGAYDGSRLGLLAAQH
- the rfbD gene encoding dTDP-4-dehydrorhamnose reductase — protein: MVRPILIVGRNGQLARCLRELAAMRSLPVVALGRPELDLENREGIDKLIASIGPSAIINAAAYTAVDQAESETAKAFSINRDGAAALADVAWQMNIPLIHHSTDYVFDGSKPDAYDESDIPAPLNAYGASKLAGEAAVLAAHPLATVIRCSWLYSPYGGNFVRTMLRLCETQQIVRVVSDQHGNPTSAFDLAEAVLQIAERSAMNDRRATAGIFHLAGQGETNWHDFARAIFSERSRLGARVPTLEAITTEEFPTAARRPRNSRLDSSKAERVFGVRLAPWRHALKACLEQLGETDAEGNRAGRRQRNAPLSDHARGQQAVAPDL
- the rfbA gene encoding glucose-1-phosphate thymidylyltransferase RfbA gives rise to the protein MLKGIVLAGGSGTRLYPITRVVSKQLLPIYDKPMIYYPLSTLMLAGIREILIITTPSDRCQFELLLGDGSQWGIRLSYAEQTRPAGLADAFIVGADFIGDDRVAMVLGDNIFFGDGLSDLLARAARREQGATVFAYHVRDPERYGVVAFDAADRPVSIEEKPKRPASNWAITGLYFFDNRVVRYARRVEPSSRGELEITDLQMRYLSAGALHVERMGRGFAWLDTGTVESLIDAGTFVQTLEKRQGMKIACLEEVAFRLGFINRNQLLALARPLEKSGYGKYLSEITALPQFASQ
- a CDS encoding peptidase domain-containing ABC transporter gives rise to the protein MSLQISAEIDAADGVNDHVAGAPGQATQTALECLSKIAGHHGIDLPVERLKHAYAVAAPPSLRLLLRMAQDAGLRAKSTKLDWGALIRLGEAYPALVRLANGNCIVVLGTERSAEGSDVVCVFDPLADRKHEVLVVDRERFCARWAGDTILIKREQTVRDGRKSFGLRWFVPELLRQWRLFRDVAIAAILLYALGLVIPIFFQLVIDKVLVHESFTTLYVLAAGAAVALVFDAIFGFLRRYLLLYATNKVDIRVATKTFAHLLGLPVTFFEHMAAGVLVKHMQQAARIREFLTGRLFLTSLDALSLFVFLPVLALYSVKLTLMVLAFTAASGAVVGLLMGPFRRRLYDLYQAEGARQALLVETVHGMRTVKSLGMEPVQGGVWDNRCAQSVAMRFGVEKISAGAQALTGFLEKLMTLGIIALGALDVFAGEMTIGALVAFNMLAGRVSGPLVQLVTMVHEYQEVALAVKMLGEVMNQTPERDGKKDGLRPDFAGKIEFESVSFRYGAEGAPALEDVSFTVEPGSIFGIVGRSGSGKTTLTRLISGMYPVQQGLLRIDGYDARELDLAHLRRNLGIVLQDNFLFRGTVRDNIACVKRDATFAEVVAAAQLAGADEFIERLPRGFDTQLEEDASNLSGGQKQRLAIARALIVNPRILIFDEATSALDSESEMIIKRNLRRLAAGRTVIIVSHRLSMLTEANQILVMDRGQIVDVDRHDHLLSKCTIYRHLWNQQMKQIA